In one Lolium rigidum isolate FL_2022 chromosome 3, APGP_CSIRO_Lrig_0.1, whole genome shotgun sequence genomic region, the following are encoded:
- the LOC124694554 gene encoding uncharacterized protein LOC124694554 — translation MAKVARCMALFFLLLGAAAPAVLAVADGLLPNGNFAQAPGKSQMSGAVVTGRYAIPCWEISGFVEYIQPGHKEGDMILAVPEGVSAVRLGNDATIRQTINVIRQMHYSVSFTAARSCAQAEKLNVSVGDEFGVLPIQTVYTSTGWDTYSWAFKSRHATVSLGIHNTGVEEDPACGPLIIAVAIRTLSPPHRPKGNMLRNGDFELGPYIFPGTPWGVLVPPILEDVNSPLSGWMVMSDTKVVKYVDAPHHKVPQGARAVELVAGREAALLQEVPTVPGWSYRLSFSVGDAANGCSGSLAVEAYAARETLKVPYESNGTGGSKPAALEFTAIANATRVVFQSSNHLMKSDATLCGPVLDDVFLVRVRKPAARRLRRL, via the exons ATGGCGAAGGTCGCCCGTTGCatggcgctcttcttcttgctcCTTGGTGCGGCTGCTCCGGCGGTTTTGGCCGTCGCCGATG GGCTATTACCCAACGGAAACTTCGCGCAGGCGCCGGGCAAGTCCCAGATGAGCGGCGCGGTGGTGACGGGACGCTACGCGATCCCGTGCTGGGAGATCTCCGGGTTCGTCGAGTACATCCAGCCCGGGCACAAGGAGGGAGACATGATCCTGGCGGTGCCGGAGGGCGTCTCCGCCGTGCGGCTGGGCAACGACGCCACCATCCGGCAGACGATAAATGTCATCCGTCAGATGCACTACTCCGTCTCCTTCACCGCCGCGCGGTCGTGCGCCCAGGCCGAGAAGCTCAACGTGTCCGTCGGCGACGAGTTCGGCGTGCTTCCGATTCAGACCGTCTACACCAGCACCGGCTGGGACACCTACTCATGGGCGTTCAAGTCCAGGCACGCCACCGTGTCCTTGGGCATCCACAACACCGGTGTCGAGGAGGACCCCGCGTGCGGccccctcatcatcgccgtcgccatTAGGACCCTCAGTCCTCCCCATCGCCCCAAGG GAAACATGCTGAGGAACGGGGACTTCGAGCTTGGCCCGTACATCTTCCCCGGCACGCCGTGGGGCGTGCTCGTGCCGCCGATCCTCGAGGACGTGAACTCGCCGCTGTCGGGCTGGATGGTCATGTCGGACACCAAGGTGGTAAAGTACGTGGACGCGCCGCACCACAAGGTGCCGCAAGGCGCGCGCGCCGTGGAGCTGGTGGCCGGCAGGGAGGCCGCGCTGCTGCAGGAGGTGCCCACCGTGCCCGGCTGGTCCTACAGGCTCTCCTTCTCCGTCGGCGACGCCGCCAACGGATGCAGCGGGTCCCTGGCGGTGGAGGCGTACGCGGCGCGGGAGACGCTCAAGGTGCCGTACGAGTCCAACGGCACCGGCGGGTCCAAGCCCGCCGCGCTCGAGTTCACGGCGATCGCCAACGCCACGCGCGTCGTGTTCCAGAGCTCCAACCATCTCATGAAGTCAGACGCCACGCTGTGTGGGCCCGTCCTCGATGACGTCTTCCTCGTCCGGGTGCGGAAGCCCGCTGCCCGCCGCCTGCGTCGTTTGTAG